A stretch of the Pedobacter sp. MC2016-14 genome encodes the following:
- a CDS encoding SusC/RagA family TonB-linked outer membrane protein — MKLTILIMTTFLMQVSAAGLAQNVSFTQKNATLKQLFTEIRKQTGYNVFWQEDKVNDQLKFNASFNNATLEEVLNKTLYPQSLTYTIVNQTVVVKRKDKQFLDRIADYFNSVNINGKILDAETNLPIAKVSVTLKGSTRTVISDERGTFIFNGLPDNAVLVFSSVGYTTREMGASENMVVSLSLATQELENVVVSTGYQTMDKKSATGSFGILTAKDIESTPSVNLMERLEGKVPGVRFDIRNNKIEIRGTSTYSLKYPPLIVIDGFPAINQDLNTVTSGAINGNVNSPTITSTSGNAVLGVYNPNDIESITFLRDAAASAIWGARAASGVIVITTKRGKKGTSSINFSTTLSTSGVGNFKNLTSMNSSDYIDLEQELVDKGFITDPVIAYNSSPLNGFKAAPVSEAQEWMLLAKRSPTTRNIARRDSALSILRNRSGRDQLKDYMLQRAVTQQYNLSFSGGADNSSYYVSGNYTKDQPIYKSNSGETYSVTSNLTNDFLKKRITLNTGLNYTYSSAQVNPAALQALSVGSYGLAPYELLKDANGNNIYKGVTFTTRVSDSLTRVNKLMPWTYNAIDELNYNNTITSKNSIRINTSLKGQITSWLSATVSGQIQKNIQDQVNNQNQNSYLTRDLYNNSYNTANLTNTSYLRLIAVPKGGVYKSSKLTADEYALRGQLDVKKDFGTDHHFEMVAGTEIRQTKATGSEQTLYGYNEDLSSSTNVTPTIFYSTITGVSGRLNTPSTVYKARQRNLSYYTVGSYSYKNKYYISGSARFDDLNIIGVDRRDRARPLWSTGLRWDIKKENFLENVNWINALSFRGSVGTAGNPPQTSNNYTRISTGAVDSYTQLPYATISTPANQDIGWETTKITNGGIDASFLAGRLNLTFDAYSKRTTDVLMNLPLNAAYGFTSLQINAGTLAGHGVDFGLSGDIIRSKDWNWNAVFNFAYNTNKLTDARFQPSAASIGNVLTTDYPVDNIFVYRWAGLSNTGQSQIFTASGAILNSSGFPTIKAEDRVYAGRTTAPYFGGFLNAVKYKNITLSARATYNLGHKFLIKNINSSNYPNNSGSQGLLATSQALINRWKKAGDEAITDVPGLTGTSFNSVSWYQNSDINVRDAGNIRLQQVSLTYSVPQYLLTKTPFIKGINIGATVSNLGSLWVANKEGIDPEYQMTETFVNLPPTRNYVLNVSISL; from the coding sequence ATGAAATTAACGATACTAATAATGACCACCTTTTTGATGCAGGTAAGCGCCGCTGGCCTGGCACAAAATGTAAGTTTTACACAAAAAAATGCTACATTAAAACAGCTGTTCACCGAAATCAGGAAGCAGACTGGTTACAATGTTTTTTGGCAGGAAGATAAAGTAAACGACCAGTTGAAATTTAATGCTTCCTTTAACAATGCTACATTGGAAGAGGTATTGAACAAAACTTTATATCCACAATCTTTAACTTATACCATCGTGAACCAGACGGTAGTGGTGAAAAGAAAGGATAAGCAGTTTTTAGACCGCATTGCAGACTATTTTAATTCAGTGAATATTAATGGTAAAATACTAGATGCGGAAACCAACTTGCCAATAGCTAAGGTATCGGTTACTTTAAAAGGATCAACACGTACGGTGATTTCTGATGAACGTGGAACGTTTATCTTTAATGGATTGCCTGATAATGCAGTGTTGGTGTTTTCAAGTGTAGGTTATACTACAAGAGAAATGGGCGCTTCTGAGAATATGGTGGTTAGCCTGAGCTTGGCAACACAAGAGTTGGAAAATGTAGTTGTTTCTACGGGATATCAAACAATGGATAAAAAAAGTGCGACAGGATCTTTTGGTATATTAACTGCTAAAGATATAGAAAGCACACCAAGCGTAAATTTGATGGAGCGTTTGGAAGGAAAAGTACCTGGTGTACGTTTTGATATCCGTAACAATAAAATTGAGATCAGGGGTACTTCCACTTATTCATTAAAATATCCCCCACTAATTGTCATTGATGGTTTTCCAGCTATTAATCAGGATTTAAATACCGTCACTTCAGGAGCGATCAATGGAAATGTAAACAGTCCAACAATTACTTCAACATCTGGGAATGCTGTCCTGGGAGTTTACAACCCAAATGACATTGAGTCAATAACTTTCTTGCGTGATGCAGCTGCATCTGCAATATGGGGAGCAAGAGCTGCAAGTGGTGTAATTGTAATTACCACCAAGCGTGGAAAGAAGGGGACTTCTAGTATTAACTTTAGTACTACATTAAGCACATCAGGAGTGGGTAATTTTAAAAACCTTACCTCAATGAACAGTTCTGATTATATAGACCTGGAACAGGAATTGGTAGATAAAGGTTTTATTACAGATCCGGTAATCGCTTATAACTCATCACCTTTAAATGGCTTTAAAGCGGCGCCTGTAAGCGAAGCACAAGAATGGATGTTATTGGCAAAAAGAAGTCCGACTACAAGGAATATAGCCAGGCGAGATTCTGCTTTAAGTATACTAAGAAACAGGTCTGGTAGAGATCAGCTAAAAGATTACATGCTGCAAAGAGCAGTTACGCAACAGTACAATTTGTCTTTCTCCGGAGGAGCAGATAACAGTTCTTATTATGTTTCTGGTAATTATACCAAAGATCAGCCGATTTATAAAAGCAATAGCGGAGAAACTTATTCCGTTACCTCTAATTTAACCAATGATTTTCTTAAAAAGCGGATTACGTTAAATACGGGATTGAATTATACGTATTCTTCTGCACAAGTAAATCCCGCTGCTTTGCAAGCGCTAAGTGTTGGGTCTTACGGATTAGCCCCTTATGAACTGTTAAAAGATGCGAATGGTAACAATATTTACAAAGGCGTTACCTTTACCACCAGAGTTTCCGACAGTTTGACCAGGGTGAACAAGCTTATGCCCTGGACATACAATGCCATAGATGAGCTAAACTACAACAATACCATTACATCAAAAAATAGCATCAGGATTAATACTTCCCTAAAAGGTCAAATTACGAGTTGGTTAAGTGCAACAGTATCAGGACAGATACAGAAAAACATACAAGATCAGGTAAATAATCAAAACCAAAACAGTTATTTGACACGGGACCTGTACAACAACTCATATAATACAGCCAATTTAACAAATACTAGTTATTTGAGGTTAATTGCCGTACCAAAAGGAGGTGTCTATAAAAGCAGCAAACTTACCGCTGATGAGTATGCATTGCGTGGGCAGTTGGATGTGAAAAAAGATTTTGGCACAGACCACCATTTTGAGATGGTTGCCGGTACAGAGATTCGGCAAACTAAGGCTACGGGCTCAGAACAGACCTTATATGGTTATAACGAAGATCTTTCTAGCTCTACAAATGTTACCCCTACAATTTTTTACTCGACAATAACTGGTGTTAGCGGTCGTTTAAATACACCTTCAACTGTATATAAAGCCAGACAACGAAATTTATCTTACTATACTGTAGGGTCTTACAGTTATAAGAATAAGTATTATATATCAGGTAGCGCAAGGTTTGACGACCTTAATATTATAGGTGTAGACAGAAGAGACAGGGCAAGACCGTTATGGTCCACTGGTTTACGCTGGGACATTAAAAAGGAAAACTTCCTGGAGAATGTGAACTGGATCAATGCGCTTAGCTTTAGGGGTTCAGTAGGTACAGCTGGAAATCCTCCGCAAACGTCAAATAATTACACGAGAATTAGTACAGGGGCTGTAGACAGTTATACACAACTGCCTTATGCTACCATCAGTACTCCTGCAAATCAGGATATTGGCTGGGAAACTACTAAAATTACCAACGGAGGTATAGATGCGAGTTTCTTAGCTGGCAGGTTAAATTTAACCTTTGATGCGTACAGTAAAAGAACAACAGATGTATTGATGAATTTACCGCTCAACGCAGCCTACGGTTTTACTAGTTTACAAATTAATGCTGGTACTTTGGCTGGTCATGGAGTGGACTTTGGTTTATCAGGTGACATCATAAGAAGTAAAGACTGGAATTGGAACGCTGTCTTTAATTTTGCTTACAATACCAATAAACTTACAGATGCACGTTTCCAGCCTTCGGCAGCGAGCATTGGTAATGTACTGACTACGGACTATCCTGTAGATAATATATTTGTATATCGTTGGGCAGGATTAAGCAACACAGGACAGTCGCAAATTTTTACCGCAAGCGGTGCAATTCTTAACTCCTCAGGGTTTCCAACTATAAAAGCTGAAGACCGAGTATATGCAGGCAGAACTACTGCGCCTTATTTTGGTGGGTTCTTAAATGCAGTAAAATATAAAAACATCACTTTATCTGCACGTGCTACTTACAATTTAGGGCACAAATTCCTGATCAAAAATATCAATTCCAGCAACTATCCAAATAATTCAGGTTCTCAGGGATTGCTAGCGACCAGTCAGGCATTGATAAACAGATGGAAGAAAGCAGGAGATGAGGCCATTACCGATGTTCCAGGATTGACAGGCACATCTTTTAATAGCGTAAGCTGGTATCAAAATTCAGATATTAATGTACGGGATGCAGGTAACATTCGTTTACAGCAAGTTTCACTTACCTATAGTGTGCCTCAATATTTGTTAACAAAAACACCGTTTATCAAGGGTATTAATATAGGTGCTACGGTAAGTAATCTTGGTTCACTTTGGGTGGCCAATAAAGAAGGGATTGATCCGGAATATCAAATGACAGAAACATTTGTTAACCTTCCGCCAACCCGCAATTATGTGCTGAATGTAAGTATATCACTTTAA
- a CDS encoding RagB/SusD family nutrient uptake outer membrane protein: MKKLIYALLLGGLLTGTSACRKYVEIPPEQTKILSTAADYQQLLYYSTQVDIAYYYPVYSGDDIGSDEIRWQNSLNTTQSNVVTWSEKYYGALEDDTDWSNIYKGIFIYNTVVNGVMSSSGTEQEKQAALSSALVHRAFAYFTLVNLYGKQYDATTASIDPGVPLVLQPKFTTDLTRASVQKVYDQVKADLTAALPGLPDLPDFNSNPSKASAYAILAKVFLNTREFTEAERYADLSLGLKNTLLDLNIYKSTNVPVVILPARVANPEELLIKRGNLFVNAFPISPDAESMYDKINDIRYTLFTAPGASVVATTFVVSRAYTRAKINNDGTFVGPSVPEVTLIKAECEARAGNTSTALDILNAFRKKRYNNAVPYVDLTAANSNAALHLVIDERKREFLGRGFRWFDQRRLSKDAGFVPTITREFKGVTYTLAPGSNRYVYPIADKYITQNPEITQNPR, translated from the coding sequence ATGAAGAAATTAATATATGCACTACTCTTAGGTGGACTTTTAACAGGCACTTCAGCTTGTCGTAAATATGTAGAAATTCCACCTGAACAAACTAAAATCTTAAGTACGGCAGCTGATTACCAGCAATTGCTTTATTATTCTACTCAAGTTGATATCGCTTATTATTATCCTGTATATTCGGGTGACGATATCGGGTCGGATGAAATTAGGTGGCAAAACAGTTTAAACACAACCCAAAGTAATGTCGTTACCTGGTCAGAAAAGTATTATGGCGCTTTAGAGGACGATACAGATTGGTCAAATATTTACAAAGGCATATTTATTTACAATACTGTTGTAAATGGTGTAATGAGCAGCTCTGGTACAGAACAGGAAAAACAAGCCGCTTTGTCTTCAGCTTTAGTGCATCGGGCGTTTGCTTATTTTACACTGGTAAACTTATATGGTAAACAATACGATGCTACCACGGCCTCCATTGATCCTGGCGTACCCTTAGTATTGCAACCTAAATTTACAACAGATTTAACAAGGGCCAGCGTACAAAAAGTTTATGACCAGGTCAAGGCAGATTTAACAGCTGCGTTACCCGGATTACCAGATCTTCCGGATTTTAATTCTAATCCTTCCAAAGCTTCTGCGTATGCAATCCTAGCCAAGGTGTTTTTAAATACCAGAGAATTTACAGAGGCAGAAAGGTACGCCGACCTATCACTGGGCTTAAAAAACACTTTGCTAGATTTGAATATTTATAAATCAACAAACGTTCCTGTGGTTATACTTCCAGCCAGGGTGGCTAATCCAGAAGAATTGTTGATCAAAAGAGGTAATCTATTTGTAAATGCATTTCCTATAAGCCCAGATGCAGAAAGCATGTATGATAAAATAAACGATATCAGGTATACGCTTTTTACTGCTCCAGGTGCATCGGTAGTGGCAACTACCTTTGTGGTTAGCCGTGCCTATACCAGAGCCAAGATAAACAATGATGGTACTTTTGTTGGTCCAAGTGTGCCAGAAGTAACATTGATCAAGGCAGAATGTGAAGCACGGGCTGGTAATACATCAACAGCTTTAGATATTCTAAATGCATTCCGAAAAAAGCGTTATAACAATGCGGTTCCCTATGTTGATTTAACTGCTGCAAATTCTAATGCTGCATTACATTTAGTTATTGACGAACGTAAAAGAGAGTTTTTAGGCCGTGGTTTCCGTTGGTTTGATCAAAGGAGGTTGAGTAAAGATGCCGGATTTGTGCCAACAATTACACGGGAATTTAAAGGCGTAACTTATACGCTTGCACCAGGAAGTAATAGATATGTTTATCCAATTGCAGATAAATACATTACACAAAACCCTGAAATCACACAAAACCCTAGATAG
- a CDS encoding ABC transporter ATP-binding protein: MNEPIVSVKGLSHRYSVQWAVKDINFDLTKNGIYGLLGANGAGKSTIMNIMCGVIKQTHGEIFIKGINMGEHPEKAKMNIGFLPQQPPLQNDLTVTEFLIHAASIRLMDSSKVKAAVAEVMDKCGIAHFSRRLIRNLSGGYQQRVGIAQAIIHKPDFVVLDEPTNGLDPNQILEVRGLIKEIAEERTVVLSTHILQEVQALCDHIWMINEGSMIFSGSLDEFDNYIVPNTLVISLMAAPPVAELMAVPGVVGVEELGSARYRVRFSDAQDLIERLVVTSVQKNWRLVEVSLEKNSLETVFAELTKKKLK, encoded by the coding sequence ATGAACGAACCTATAGTAAGTGTTAAAGGTCTTTCCCATCGTTACAGTGTACAATGGGCAGTAAAAGACATCAACTTTGACCTGACAAAAAATGGGATATATGGACTGCTCGGCGCTAACGGCGCCGGCAAGTCCACTATCATGAACATCATGTGTGGGGTAATTAAACAAACCCATGGCGAGATCTTTATCAAAGGCATTAATATGGGCGAACACCCGGAAAAAGCGAAGATGAACATCGGCTTTTTGCCACAGCAGCCACCTTTGCAAAATGATTTAACAGTTACAGAATTTTTGATCCATGCCGCCAGTATCCGCCTGATGGATTCTTCAAAAGTAAAAGCTGCCGTAGCAGAGGTTATGGATAAATGTGGCATCGCACATTTTAGCCGTCGCTTAATCCGCAACCTTTCCGGAGGTTACCAGCAGCGTGTAGGTATAGCGCAAGCCATTATCCACAAACCTGATTTCGTAGTATTGGATGAACCAACTAACGGATTAGACCCCAACCAAATTCTTGAAGTAAGAGGATTGATCAAAGAAATTGCAGAAGAACGTACGGTAGTGTTGTCCACGCATATCCTGCAGGAAGTGCAAGCCCTTTGCGATCACATCTGGATGATTAACGAAGGCAGTATGATTTTCTCAGGCTCGCTGGACGAATTTGACAATTATATTGTGCCCAATACCCTGGTCATTTCCTTAATGGCTGCGCCTCCTGTAGCCGAACTCATGGCTGTGCCAGGAGTGGTAGGAGTAGAAGAATTGGGTAGCGCTCGCTACCGTGTGCGTTTTTCTGATGCCCAGGATCTGATAGAACGTTTAGTCGTAACCAGTGTACAAAAAAACTGGCGATTGGTAGAAGTGTCCCTGGAGAAAAATTCCCTGGAGACTGTATTTGCCGAACTCACAAAAAAGAAATTAAAATAA
- a CDS encoding Gldg family protein, whose amino-acid sequence MKTILKIARTELQVMFYSPVAWLILVIFTFQVGMNFTDAFDGAVRLGVMKIPGRDMTINTFGGWMGVFTKVQAYLYLYIPLLTMSIMSRELGSGSIKLLYSSPITNSQIILGKYVSLMVFAAVLTAILSIFAGFAMFTINMVDIPYLLTGLLGLYLLTCAYAAIGLFMSSLTSYNVVAAIGTVTIFALLGYVKEVGQEIGFVRDITYWMAITGRSSTFIAGMITSEDVLYFIIVVGLFLGFTIIKLQSGRVKTSKMVTIGKYTAVFCIAMLLGYFSAKPVMKVYYDATRTKQNTLTKSSQEVMAKLNTGLSIHTYTNMLDPTAYTALPAQYKSDVDNFKQYIRFKPDIKLDYTYYSHHSENPMLERMYPKLDDKKRLDTMIKLNKWKFDIVPYSAISKEVNLEPENYRFVRVLELDNGKKTFLRLFDDMRRLPSEREITAAIKRLVMKLPVIAFVNGHGERGSNAEQDRGYNMIAREKTFRYSLINQGFDFTELTLAQPVPDSIRIMVIAEPKLAYTAVEQGNLNAYIARGGNLIIAGEPGRQAQMNEIAKELGVQFLPGRLVKPSVKFQSDLMIMRPTQEAIDFSPYLKDMRKMESVLTMPAAGALSYTKDKGFEVKTLFRTDSTGSWNELETTNFVDDSVKLNPAKGEVAQSYPTVLALSRKINNREQKVIVTGDADWLSNGELGMQRNGLDAANFTLIVTSFYWLSDGEVPIDMTRDVPPDGSLSIGEKGWAWFSLFFKWGLPAILIAVSLIIWIRRRGR is encoded by the coding sequence ATGAAAACAATATTAAAAATTGCAAGAACCGAACTTCAGGTGATGTTTTATTCGCCCGTGGCCTGGTTAATTCTGGTTATTTTTACCTTTCAGGTAGGAATGAATTTTACAGATGCATTTGACGGGGCAGTTAGGTTAGGCGTAATGAAAATTCCCGGACGTGACATGACCATCAATACTTTTGGTGGCTGGATGGGCGTCTTTACCAAAGTGCAAGCCTACCTTTATCTATATATTCCATTGCTCACCATGAGCATCATGAGCAGGGAATTGGGCAGCGGATCCATTAAACTGCTGTATTCCTCGCCAATTACCAATTCGCAAATTATTTTGGGTAAATATGTTTCCCTAATGGTATTTGCTGCTGTGCTTACAGCCATACTTTCCATATTTGCAGGGTTCGCCATGTTTACCATTAATATGGTAGATATTCCATACCTGCTTACGGGATTATTGGGTTTATACCTGCTTACCTGTGCTTATGCGGCCATTGGCCTTTTCATGTCTTCACTTACTTCCTATAATGTAGTGGCTGCCATTGGTACAGTTACCATTTTTGCATTGCTGGGTTATGTAAAAGAAGTAGGACAAGAAATTGGGTTTGTACGTGACATTACTTATTGGATGGCCATTACCGGGCGTAGCAGTACTTTTATTGCAGGAATGATTACCAGTGAAGATGTATTGTACTTTATCATTGTTGTTGGTTTGTTTCTTGGCTTTACCATCATCAAATTACAGTCTGGAAGGGTAAAGACTTCTAAAATGGTTACCATTGGTAAGTATACCGCAGTATTTTGCATTGCCATGTTGCTGGGCTATTTTAGTGCTAAACCAGTAATGAAAGTTTATTATGATGCTACACGCACCAAGCAGAATACACTAACCAAAAGCAGCCAGGAAGTAATGGCCAAATTAAATACCGGCCTAAGCATCCATACCTATACCAATATGCTTGATCCTACAGCTTATACTGCTTTACCTGCGCAGTATAAATCAGATGTAGACAACTTTAAGCAGTACATTAGGTTTAAACCGGATATTAAACTGGATTATACCTACTATTCGCACCATTCAGAAAATCCGATGCTGGAGCGTATGTATCCTAAACTGGATGATAAAAAGCGTCTGGATACGATGATAAAGCTGAACAAATGGAAATTTGACATTGTCCCTTACAGCGCCATTAGCAAGGAGGTTAACCTTGAACCAGAGAACTACCGTTTTGTAAGGGTACTGGAACTTGATAATGGTAAAAAAACATTCCTGCGTTTATTTGACGACATGCGCCGTTTGCCTTCAGAGCGGGAAATTACGGCTGCCATTAAACGTTTGGTGATGAAATTGCCTGTAATTGCTTTTGTAAACGGACATGGCGAACGTGGTAGCAATGCTGAGCAAGACCGTGGTTACAATATGATTGCCCGTGAAAAGACATTCCGTTATTCATTAATTAACCAGGGCTTTGACTTTACAGAGCTTACTTTGGCGCAGCCTGTTCCTGATTCTATACGTATTATGGTAATTGCGGAGCCGAAGCTGGCCTACACAGCAGTAGAACAGGGAAACCTGAATGCTTACATTGCCCGTGGCGGAAACCTGATTATTGCAGGGGAACCAGGGCGACAAGCACAAATGAACGAAATTGCCAAAGAATTGGGCGTACAGTTTTTGCCTGGCAGACTGGTTAAACCAAGCGTTAAATTTCAGTCGGACCTCATGATCATGAGGCCTACACAGGAGGCAATTGATTTTTCTCCATACCTTAAAGACATGCGCAAAATGGAAAGCGTGCTCACTATGCCGGCTGCAGGCGCTTTAAGTTATACCAAAGACAAGGGCTTTGAGGTGAAAACATTGTTCCGTACAGATTCTACAGGCAGTTGGAACGAGCTGGAAACGACCAATTTTGTAGATGACAGTGTAAAGTTAAATCCTGCTAAAGGAGAAGTAGCACAATCGTATCCAACGGTATTGGCCTTATCTCGTAAAATTAACAATAGGGAGCAGAAAGTTATTGTAACGGGAGATGCAGACTGGTTAAGTAACGGCGAACTGGGGATGCAAAGAAATGGATTGGATGCCGCAAACTTTACCTTAATTGTAACTTCATTTTACTGGTTATCTGATGGCGAAGTGCCAATTGACATGACGCGTGACGTACCACCAGATGGTTCATTGAGTATTGGCGAAAAGGGTTGGGCATGGTTTAGCCTGTTCTTTAAATGGGGATTGCCGGCCATATTAATTGCTGTTAGCCTGATTATTTGGATCAGAAGACGGGGCAGGTAA
- a CDS encoding zinc-dependent metalloprotease: MATFVSGCALFHKKPAPIQKVVIVDPLKKTADSLKKAKALKPYGEIITKNTISQKGFFTVHKKDNKYFFEVPNVILGREILVVSRIAKASADMRNGNSGYAGDQIGETVYSFAKGPDNKLFLRRMSYSEYAKDSSMTLFAAVAKNNVTAIAASFPILTMPKDSSAVVVEVTDFLNSDNDILYFQKAAFKTKAGMGGQMADRSYIDYIHTYPKNVEIRAVKTYAAGLNPTGSVYTVELNASMVLLDLKPMKARLQDPRVGYFSTSFKDFAADPQGVETTTYVKRWKLEPKPEDVERYKRGELVEPAKQIVFYIDPVTPKKWVPYLIAGVNDWQKAFESAGFKNAVIAKEAPTKEQDSTWSIDDANHSAIVYLPSAVANAMGPSIADPRSGEIIESHIYWYHNVMSLLHRWYMIQAGAVDPRARKQEFDDQLMGDLIRFVSSHEVGHTLGLLHNFGSSSTVPVEKLRDKAWVEASGHTPSIMDYARFNYVAQPEDHISEKGIYPRIGDYDKWAIKWGYTWYPEYSTAEAESKMLVNVVTDSLKKNRRLWFGSEAEPNDPRSQNEDLGDNAMTAGTYGIKNLKRIVPQIENWVSTPGEGQEKLFKAYEGVWDQFTLYLGHVTKNIAGSYHTFRVNGEAGLTEQTTPYLKQKSAVKFLNDQLFATPVWLNNKSITNKLGVNFGYELNALQQNSIDAVITRARLSRLMSNEQNDNGKKYTINELFSDLDKGIFKEVIAGQNVDYYRRNMQKLYLYRLLVQGFYANDMTQVGGNNTFRFTVTDLNGLIRNELTVQKNLFKKALKNASLNKVTRIHLKEMIGLIDSKFAAEKSGLVK, translated from the coding sequence ATGGCAACTTTTGTTTCAGGCTGCGCTTTGTTTCATAAAAAGCCTGCACCGATACAGAAGGTTGTTATTGTTGATCCGCTAAAGAAGACAGCAGACAGCTTAAAGAAGGCTAAAGCCTTGAAACCTTATGGAGAAATCATCACTAAAAACACCATCAGTCAGAAGGGTTTCTTCACTGTCCATAAAAAAGACAACAAGTACTTTTTTGAAGTGCCCAATGTAATTTTAGGCAGGGAAATCCTGGTGGTAAGCCGCATTGCCAAAGCATCAGCAGATATGCGCAATGGCAATTCAGGATATGCCGGCGACCAGATTGGAGAAACTGTATACAGTTTTGCAAAAGGTCCGGACAATAAATTGTTTTTAAGAAGGATGTCGTATTCTGAATATGCAAAAGATAGCTCCATGACTTTATTTGCCGCTGTGGCAAAAAACAATGTAACGGCCATTGCAGCATCGTTTCCGATTTTAACTATGCCTAAAGATTCTTCTGCCGTAGTTGTAGAAGTAACTGATTTTTTAAATAGTGATAATGACATCCTGTATTTTCAAAAAGCTGCTTTTAAAACAAAAGCGGGTATGGGCGGACAGATGGCAGATCGGAGCTATATAGATTATATTCACACTTACCCAAAAAATGTAGAAATCAGGGCAGTTAAAACGTATGCCGCAGGTCTTAATCCAACAGGTTCTGTATATACTGTAGAACTTAATGCTTCAATGGTATTGTTGGATTTGAAACCTATGAAAGCCCGGTTGCAAGATCCTAGGGTAGGTTACTTTTCTACTTCATTTAAAGATTTTGCTGCTGATCCTCAGGGTGTGGAGACCACAACCTATGTTAAAAGGTGGAAACTGGAGCCTAAACCAGAAGATGTAGAGCGATATAAAAGAGGAGAGTTGGTAGAGCCGGCGAAACAAATTGTTTTTTATATAGATCCGGTAACCCCTAAAAAATGGGTGCCTTATTTAATTGCAGGTGTAAATGACTGGCAAAAGGCATTTGAAAGTGCTGGCTTTAAAAATGCAGTTATTGCTAAAGAAGCACCAACGAAGGAACAGGACAGTACCTGGAGCATAGACGATGCCAATCATTCGGCTATTGTTTACCTTCCGTCTGCGGTAGCGAATGCCATGGGTCCAAGCATTGCTGATCCACGAAGTGGTGAGATTATTGAGAGCCACATTTATTGGTATCACAATGTGATGTCATTATTACATAGATGGTACATGATTCAAGCTGGAGCTGTTGACCCAAGGGCCAGAAAACAGGAGTTTGATGATCAATTAATGGGTGATTTGATTCGCTTTGTATCATCTCATGAAGTGGGGCATACGTTAGGCTTATTGCATAACTTTGGTTCAAGTTCTACCGTTCCTGTTGAAAAGCTGCGGGATAAGGCTTGGGTTGAAGCAAGTGGTCATACTCCTTCTATTATGGATTATGCAAGATTTAACTACGTGGCACAGCCGGAAGATCACATTAGCGAAAAGGGAATATATCCAAGAATTGGTGATTATGATAAATGGGCCATTAAATGGGGATATACATGGTATCCTGAATACAGTACTGCAGAAGCGGAATCTAAAATGCTGGTTAACGTAGTTACAGATTCTTTGAAAAAGAACCGTCGTTTGTGGTTTGGTAGCGAGGCAGAACCCAATGATCCAAGGTCGCAAAATGAAGATTTAGGAGATAACGCAATGACTGCGGGTACTTACGGAATTAAAAATTTAAAAAGGATTGTTCCGCAGATTGAAAACTGGGTAAGCACTCCGGGCGAGGGGCAAGAGAAGTTGTTTAAAGCTTATGAAGGCGTTTGGGACCAGTTTACCTTGTATTTGGGCCACGTAACCAAAAATATTGCGGGTTCTTATCATACTTTTAGGGTAAATGGAGAAGCAGGATTGACGGAGCAGACTACACCTTATTTAAAGCAAAAAAGTGCAGTAAAATTTTTAAATGACCAATTGTTTGCTACCCCGGTTTGGCTGAACAATAAAAGCATCACCAATAAACTGGGTGTGAATTTTGGTTATGAGCTAAATGCTTTGCAGCAAAATAGTATTGATGCGGTGATTACCCGTGCCCGTTTGAGCAGGTTGATGAGTAACGAGCAAAATGACAACGGAAAAAAATATACCATTAATGAGTTATTCAGTGATCTGGATAAAGGGATTTTTAAAGAGGTTATAGCTGGTCAGAATGTAGATTACTACAGGCGTAACATGCAAAAATTATACTTGTACCGGTTATTGGTGCAAGGTTTTTATGCCAATGACATGACCCAGGTTGGTGGAAACAACACCTTCCGCTTTACAGTAACGGATTTAAATGGCTTAATCAGAAATGAGTTGACTGTACAAAAGAATTTGTTTAAAAAGGCACTTAAAAATGCATCTTTAAATAAGGTGACACGAATTCACTTGAAGGAAATGATAGGACTGATTGATAGCAAATTTGCCGCAGAGAAAAGTGGCTTAGTTAAATAA
- a CDS encoding helix-turn-helix transcriptional regulator has product MAIIINIDVMLAKRKMSLTELCEKVGITMSNLSILKTGKAKAIRIETLNAVCRALNCQPGDILEYTEEN; this is encoded by the coding sequence ATGGCAATAATTATAAACATTGATGTAATGCTGGCCAAACGCAAAATGTCGTTGACGGAGCTTTGCGAAAAGGTAGGGATTACCATGTCTAACCTATCCATTTTAAAAACGGGTAAGGCAAAAGCCATCCGTATAGAAACCTTGAATGCAGTTTGCAGGGCACTAAACTGCCAGCCTGGAGATATTCTGGAGTATACCGAAGAAAATTAA